A part of Cannabis sativa cultivar Pink pepper isolate KNU-18-1 chromosome 6, ASM2916894v1, whole genome shotgun sequence genomic DNA contains:
- the LOC115695247 gene encoding uncharacterized protein LOC115695247, whose protein sequence is MSTFIKSEDEKAWRIILSGWSPPVMVDFKGNSKLKPVLKWPIKDDKLSAYNNKALHAIFDGVVECFIKLISSCESAKDALQTLQTQFEETSDVRRSSFIMFQTKFHDLKMSENETLSEFYERLSNIANEYFSLGEKLDECVLSEKLLEFF, encoded by the coding sequence ATGAGTACTTTTATCAAGTCTGAAGATGAGAAAGCATGGAGAATAATTCTTTCAGGATGGTCTCCTCCTGTTATGGTAGATTTCAAAGGTAATTCAAAGTTAAAACCTGTACTTAAATGGCCTATTAAAGACGATAAGTTATCTGCTTACAATAATAAAGCTTTACATGCTATATTTGATGGAGTAGTTGAATGTTTTATTAagcttatatcatcttgtgaatctgctaAGGATGCTTTGCAAACCCTTCAAACTCAATTTGAAGAAACTTCTGATGTTAGGCGTTCTAGTTTTATTATGTTTCAAACCAAATTTCATGATCTTAAAATGTCTGAAAATGAAACTTTGTCTGAGTTTTATGAAAGATTGTCTAATatagctaatgaatatttttctcttggtgaaaagcttgatgaaTGTGTGCTTtcagaaaaattgttagagttcttctaA